In the Ipomoea triloba cultivar NCNSP0323 chromosome 6, ASM357664v1 genome, one interval contains:
- the LOC116021575 gene encoding cytochrome P450 83B1-like produces the protein MALQLFLLPAALILIYYYVLLPTCKRIGKAQTSLPGPPGLPIIGNLHQFDSAAPQVFLWKLSKKYGPLMGMKLGSREVLVISSARMAKEVLKTHDLAFCSRPSLIGRQRLSYDGLEIAFTPYGDYWREIRKISVLHLFSLKRVKHFQPIREDEVSRMMNRISELAFSSQLVNLSEIAMSLTCNIICRSAFGKGYDEERPGKWGFHKLLAESQAMMMAGSSIADFLPYFGWLDKLIGNSARLERVFKEQDSFYQELIDQHLDPNRPKSMDGDILDVLISLKTENSSAVKLTWDHIKAILMIVFVAGSDTSAALVVWAMTALMKEPRIMNIVQLEIRNRVGKKGRIDEEDIQELPYFKAIVKETMRLYPPVPLLVERETLSKCTIDGYEIKPKMLVFVNGWAIARDPECWENPHEFYPERILDNKIDYKGQDFEFIPFGAGRRICPGMTLGVASAELALANLLYAFDWELPSWLKKEDIDTNVLPGITMHKKIPLCLVAKKV, from the exons ATGGCCTTACAACTTTTTCTTCTACCTGCTGCtcttattttgatttattattatgttcttCTTCCTACTTGCAAACGTATTGGGAAGGCACAAACTTCTCTACCAGGACCTCCAGGCCTTCCAATCATTGGCAACTTGCATCAATTTGATAGTGCAGCGCCCCAGGTCTTCCTGTGGAAACTTTCAAAGAAATATGGTCCCCTGATGGGCATGAAACTCGGTTCCAGAGAAGTTCTTGTGATTTCCTCAGCGAGAATGGCGAAAGAGGTCTTAAAGACACACGACTTGGCGTTTTGTAGTAGACCATCACTTATAGGCCGGCAGAGGTTATCCTACGACGGCCTGGAAATTGCGTTTACGCCATATGGAGACTATTGGAGAGAGATAAGAAAGATTTCTGTTCTTCATCTCTTTAGTCTCAAGAGAGTGAAGCACTTTCAACCAATCCGGGAAGATGAAGTCTCTCGGATGATGAATCGCATATCTGAGCTTGCCTTCTCGTCTCAGCTAGTAAATCTAAGCGAGATAGCCATGTCTCTAACTTGCAACATAATTTGTAGGTCTGCTTTTGGGAAGGGTTATGATGAGGAAAGACCAGGAAAGTGGGGGTTTCACAAACTTCTGGCTGAATCTCAGGCAATGATGATGGCTGGCTCCTCAATTGCAGATTTTTTGCCATATTTTGGTTGGTTAGATAAACTCATTGGAAACTCTGCAAGACTTGAGAGGGTCTTCAAGGAGCAGGATTCGTTTTATCAAGAACTCATTGATCAACATCTTGATCCAAACAGGCCAAAATCAATGGATGGTGATATACTTGATGTTTTAATCAGTTTGAAGACGGAGAATTCCTCTGCAGTCAAGCTCACTTGGGATCACATTAAAGCGATATTAATG ATTGTTTTTGTTGCCGGGTCGGACACAAGTGCAGCTCTAGTAGTCTGGGCCATGACGGCTCTAATGAAAGAGCCTAGGATAATGAATATAGTGCAATTAGAAATCAGGAATCGTGTAGGAAAGAAAGGTAGAATAGATGAAGAAGACATTCAagaattaccatattttaagGCAATTGTAAAAGAAACCATGAGGTTATATCCACCTGTTCCACTCCTAGTTGAGCGAGAAACGCTATCAAAATGCACCATTGATGGATATGAAATTAAGCCAAAAATGCTAGTATTTGTGAACGGTTGGGCCATTGCTAGGGATCCTGAGTGTTGGGAAAACCCTCACGAATTCTATCCTGAAAGAATTCTTGATAACAAGATTGACTATAAAGGACAAGATTTTGAATTCATTCCGTTTGGAGCTGGCAGGAGAATTTGCCCTGGAATGACACTTGGGGTCGCATCAGCGGAGCTTGCACTCGCTAATCTTCTTTATGCGTTTGATTGGGAACTTCCTTCTTGGCTGAAGAAAGAAGACATTGACACCAATGTTTTGCCCGGAATTACAATGCATAAGAAGATCCCTTTGTGCCTTGTTGCCAAAAAGGTGTGA
- the LOC116023198 gene encoding protein translation factor SUI1 homolog, producing MSELDLQTPAAFDPFAEANAESSGAGSKDYVHIRVQQRNGRKSLTTVQGLKKEFSYNKILKDLKKEFCCNGTVVQDPELGQVIQLQGDQRKNVSTFLVQAGIVKKEHIKIHGF from the exons ATGTCTGAACTCGACCTCCAGACTCCTGCTGCTTTTG ATCCCTTTGCCGAGGCAAATGCTGAAAGTTCTGGTGCTGGGTCAAAAGATTATGTACACATTCGTGTTCAGCAGCGAAATGGTAGGAAAAGCTTGACAACTGTGCAGGGGTTGAAGAAAGAATTCAGCTACAACAAAATATTGAAGGACCTCAAGAAAGAATTTTGCTGCAACGGTACTGTTGTTCAGGATCCGGAATTGGGCCAG GTTATTCAGCTTCAAGGTGATCAGCGGAAGAATGTATCTACTTTCCTTGTCCAG GCTGGAATTGTGAAGAAGGAACACATCAAAATCCATGGTTTCTGA
- the LOC116022884 gene encoding cytochrome P450 71A1-like produces the protein MVLLLFLLPVALILIYYYILPSSKRNGKERSSLPGPPGLPIIGNLHQFDSAKPHVFLWKLSKKYGPLMRMKLGFREVVVISSARMAKEALKTHDLVFSSRPSFIGQQRLSHNGLDIAFAPYGEYWREIRKISVLHLFSLRRVKLFQPIREDEVSRMINRISELAFSSQLVNLSEIVMSLTCNITCRSAFGKSFDEERPGKWGCHKLLAESQAMMMGGSLIADFLPSFGWLDKLIGYAARLERVFKQQDSFHQQLIDQHLDPNRPKSMDGDMLDTLIRLKMENSSSVNLTWDHIKAVLMIIFVGGSDTSAAVIVWIMTALMKDPRVMNKVQSEIREHVGKKGRIDEEDIQELPYFKAVIKETLRLYPPAPLLVNRETLSNCTLDGYKIKHNMLVIMNAWAIARDPKYWKNPHEFYPERFLDTSVDYKGQDFEFIPFGAGRRICPGLALGVASVQLGLANLLYAFNWELPSGLKKEEIDTNVLPGLTMHKKIPLCLIAKKV, from the exons ATGGTTTTACTACTCTTTCTTCTACCTGTTGCTCTTATTTTGATTTACTATTATATTCTTCCTAGTTCCAAACGTAATGGGAAGGAACGTAGTTCTCTTCCAGGTCCTCCAGGGCTTCCAATCATCGGGAACTTGCATCAATTTGACAGTGCAAAGCCCCATGTGTTCTTGTGGAAACTTTCAAAGAAATATGGCCCCCTGATGCGCATGAAACTTGGTTTCAGGGAAGTTGTTGTGATTTCTTCAGCAAGAATGGCGAAAGAGGCCTTAAAGACACACGACTTGGTGTTTTCTAGTAGGCCGTCGTTTATAGGCCAGCAAAGGCTATCCCACAATGGCCTGGATATCGCGTTTGCGCCTTATGGAGAATATTGGAGAGAGATAAGAAAGATTTCTGTTCTTCATCTCTTTAGCCTCAGGAGAGTGAAGCTGTTTCAACCAATCCGGGAAGATGAAGTTTCTCGGATGATCAATCGCATATCTGAGCTTGCCTTCTCGTCTCAGCTGGTAAATCTAAGCGAGATAGTCATGTCTCTAACTTGCAACATAACTTGTAGGTCTGCTTTTGGGAAGAGTTTTGATGAGGAAAGACCAGGGAAGTGGGGGTGTCATAAACTTCTGGCTGAATCTCAGGCAATGATGATGGGAGGTTCCTTAATTGCAGATTTTTTGCCATCTTTTGGTTGGTTAGATAAACTCATTGGATATGCTGCAAGACTTGAGAGAGTGTTCAAGCAGCAGGATTCATTTCATCAACAACTCATTGATCAGCATCTTGATCCAAATAGGCCAAAATCAATGGATGGTGATATGCTTGATACTTTAATCCGTTTGAAGATGGAGAATTCTTCTTCAGTCAATCTCACTTGGGATCACATTAAAGCAGTTTTAATG ATTATTTTTGTTGGTGGGTCTGACACAAGTGCAGCTGTTATAGTCTGGATCATGACGGCTCTAATGAAAGATCCAAGGGTGATGAATAAAGTTCAATCAGAAATCAGGGAGCATGTAGGAAAGAAAGGCAGAATAGATGAAGAAGACATTCAAGAATTACCATATTTCAAGGCAGTTATAAAAGAAACTTTGAGGTTATATCCTCCAGCTCCGCTTCTAGTTAATCGAGAAACACTTTCAAATTGTACCCTCGATGGATACAAAATCAAGCATAACATGCTAGTAATCATGAATGCTTGGGCCATTGCAAGGGACCCCAAGTATTGGAAAAATCCACACGAGTTCTATCCTGAAAGATTTCTTGATACTAGTGTTGACTACAAAGGACAAGACTTTGAATTCATCCCATTTGGAGCTGGCAGGAGAATTTGTCCAGGATTAGCACTGGGGGTTGCATCAGTTCAGCTTGGACTCGCTAATCTTCTTTATGCATTTAATTGGGAACTGCCTTCTGGGCTGAAAAAAGAAGAGATTGACACTAATGTTTTGCCTGGACTTACTATGCATAAGAAGATCCCTCTATGCCTTATTGCCAAAAAGGTATGA
- the LOC116022819 gene encoding cytochrome P450 71A1-like: MDLLLFLLPVALILIYYYILPSSKRIGKERTSLPGPPGLPIIGNLHQFDSAEPHVYLWKLSKKYGPLMRMKLGSREVVVISSARIAKEALKTHDLTFSSRPSFIGQQRLSYNGLEIAFTPYGEYWREIRKISVLHLFSLKRVKLFQPIREDEVSRMMNRISELAFSSQLVNLSEIVMSLTCNIICRSAFGKSFDEERPAGKWGCHKILAESQAMMMGGSLIADFLPSFGWLDKLLGNAARLERVFKQQDSFHQQLIDQHLDPNRPKSMDGDMLDTLIRLKMENSSSVNLTWDHIKAVLMIVFIGGSDTSAAVIVWAMTALIKDPRVMNKVQSEIREHVGKKDRIDEEDIQELLYFKAVIKETLRLYLPAPLLVNRETLSKCTLDGYEIKQNMLVIVNGWAIARDPEYWENPHEFYPERFLDTSVDYKGQDFEFIPFGAGRRICPGIALGVASAELGLANLLYAFNWKLPSGLKKEDINTNVAPGITMHKKNPLCLVAKKV; this comes from the exons ATGGATTTACTACTCTTTCTTCTACCTGTTGCTCTTATTTTGATTTACTATTATATTCTTCCTAGTTCCAAACGTATTGGGAAGGAACGTACTTCTCTACCAGGTCCTCCAGGGCTTCCAATCATTGGAAACTTGCATCAATTTGACAGTGCAGAGCCCCATGTGTACCTGTGGAAACTTTCAAAGAAATATGGCCCCTTGATGCGCATGAAACTTGGTTCCAGGGAAGTTGTTGTAATTTCCTCGGCAAGAATAGCGAAAGAGGCTTTAAAGACACACGACTTGACGTTTTCTAGCAGGCCGTCATTTATAGGCCAGCAAAGGCTATCCTACAATGGCCTGGAAATCGCGTTTACGCCTTATGGAGAATATTGGAGAGAGATAAGAAAGATTTCTGTTCTTCATCTCTTTAGCCTCAAGAGAGTGAAGCTGTTTCAACCAATCCGGGAAGATGAAGTTTCTCGGATGATGAATCGCATATCTGAGCTTGCCTTCTCGTCTCAGCTAGTAAATCTAAGCGAGATAGTCATGTCTCTAACTTGCAACATAATTTGTAGGTCTGCTTTTGGGAAGAGTTTTGATGAGGAAAGACCAGCAGGGAAGTGGGGGTGTCATAAAATTCTGGCTGAATCTCAGGCAATGATGATGGGAGGTTCCTTAATTGCAGATTTTTTGCCATCTTTTGGTTGGTTAGATAAACTCCTTGGAAATGCTGCAAGGCTTGAGAGAGTGTTCAAGCAGCAGGATTCATTTCATCAGCAACTCATTGATCAGCATCTTGATCCAAATAGGCCAAAATCAATGGATGGTGACATGCTTGATACTTTAATCCGTTTGAAGATGGAGAATTCTTCTTCAGTCAATCTCACTTGGGATCACATTAAAGCAGTGTTAATG ATTGTTTTTATTGGTGGGTCGGACACAAGTGCAGCTGTTATAGTTTGGGCCATGACGGCTCTGATTAAAGATCCAAGGGTGATGAATAAAGTCCAATCAGAAATTAGGGAGCATGTAGGGAAGAAAGACAGGATAGATGAAGAAGACATTCAAGAATTACTGTATTTCAAGGCAGTTATAAAAGAAACTTTGAGGTTATATCTTCCAGCTCCGCTCCTAGTTAATCGAGAAACACTTTCAAAATGCACCCTTGATGGATACGAAATCAAGCAGAACATGCTAGTCATCGTGAATGGTTGGGCCATTGCCAGGGACCCTGAGTATTGGGAGAATCCACACGAGTTCTATCCTGAAAGATTTCTCGATACCAGTGTTGATTACAAAGGACAAGACTTTGAATTCATCCCATTTGGAGCTGGCAGGAGAATTTGTCCAGGAATAGCACTAGGGGTTGCATCGGCCGAGCTTGGACTCGCTAATCTTCTTTATGCATTTAATTGGAAACTGCCTTCTGGACTGAAGAAAGAAGACATTAACACTAATGTTGCCCCTGGAATTACTATGCATAAGAAGAACCCTTTGTGCCTTGTTGCCAAGAAGGTGTGA
- the LOC116022913 gene encoding cytochrome P450 83B1-like yields the protein MVLLLFLLPISLVLIYCYILPSLKHSHTSPPGPPGLPILGNLLQFSSAVPHTFLWQLSQKYGPLMGMKLGSKEVVVVSSAKMAMEALKTHDSAFSSRPSFIGQQRLSYNGLDIAFSPYNDYWREIRKISVLHLFGLNRVKQFHPIREDEVSRMINRISELVFSSEQININETATGLTRSIICRAAFGKRYDEEGQESRRFHRLLCKAQEVLMGGSFVADFLPWFGWVDKITGKAALLESVFKELDSFYEELIKQHLNPDRPKSMDGDLLDILISLMEENSSSIKITWDNIKAVLMNVFIAGTDTSSAVIIWTMTALLKDPRVMNLVQSEIRNLVGKKGKVDEEDIQKLPYFKAVIKESLRLYPPSPILVNRESLSKCTIDRYEIKPKTLIIVNAWAIARDPEYWKNSDKFYPERFLDNNVDYKGQNFEFIPFGAGRRTCPGITLGVASSELALSNLLYAFDWELPSWLKKEDVDTNVLPGLTMHKKTPLCLIAKKV from the exons atggttttacTACTCTTTCTTCTACCTATCTCTCTTGTTTTGATATATTGCTATATTCTTCCTAGCTTGAAACATTCACATACTTCTCCACCAGGCCCTCCAGGGCTCCCAATCCTTGGAAACTTGCTTCAATTTAGTAGCGCAGTGCCTCACACCTTCCTATGGCAACTCTCACAAAAATATGGTCCCTTGATGGGCATGAAACTCGGTTCAAAGGAAGTTGTGGTGGTTTCCTCGGCAAAGATGGCCATGGAGGCCTTAAAAACACACGACTCGGCATTTTCCAGTCGCCCATCTTTCATAGGCCAGCAAAGGCTGTCCTACAACGGCCTGGACATTGCGTTTTCACCTTATAATGATTACTGGAGAGAGATCAGAAAGATTTCTGTTCTTCATCTCTTTGGGCTCAATAGAGTGAAACAATTCCACCCAATCCGTGAAGATGAAGTCTCCCGGATGATCAATCGTATATCTGAGCTTGTCTTCTCGTCAGAGCAAATAAACATAAACGAGACGGCGACGGGTCTGACTAGGAGTATAATTTGTCGGGCGGCTTTTGGGAAGAGGTACGATGAGGAAGGACAAGAATCGAGGAGGTTTCACCGTCTTTTGTGTAAAGCTCAGGAAGTGTTGATGGGAGGGTCGTTTGTTGCTGACTTTTTGCCATGGTTTGGTTGGGTGGATAAAATCACTGGAAAGGCTGCCCTGCTTGAGAGCGTTTTCAAGGAACTTGATTCGTTTTATGAAGAACTGATTAAGCAGCATTTGAATCCAGATAGGCCAAAATCAATGGACGGTGACTTACTTGATATTTTGATCAGTTTGATGGAGGAGAATTCGTCTTCAATCAAAATCACTTGGGATAACATCAAAGCAGTGTTAATG AATGTTTTTATTGCTGGGACGGATACAAGTTCAGCTGTTATAATTTGGACTATGACGGCTTTGTTGAAAGATCCAAGGGTGATGAATTTAGTCCAATCAGAAATTAGGAATCTTGTGGGGAAGAAAGGCAAAGTAGATGAAGAAGACATTCAAAAACTACCATACTTCAAGGCAGTCATAAAAGAGTCCTTGAGGTTATATCCACCATCTCCAATCTTGGTTAACAGAGAAAGCCTTTCAAAATGCACCATTGATAGGTATGAAATCAAGCCAAAAACACTAATAATCGTGAATGCCTGGGCCATTGCTAGGGATCCCGAGTATTGGAAAAATTCAGACAAATTTTATCCTGAGAGATTTCTTGATAACAATGTTGACTATAAAGGGCAGAATTTTGAATTCATTCCATTTGGAGCTGGTCGAAGAACATGTCCTGGAATAACGCTAGGGGTTGCATCTTCGGAGCTTGCACTTTCTAACCTTCTTTATGCATTTGATTGGGAATTGCCTTCTTGGCTGAAGAAAGAAGACGTTGACACCAATGTTTTGCCTGGACTTACTATGCATAAGAAGACCCCTCTGTGCCTTATTGCCAAAAAGGTATGA